The genomic DNA CGCGACCGGCGGCGCGGGAGAGCCGCTCAACGAGCCCCAGGCCATCGCCGTGGACGGCGCGGGCAACGTGTACGTGGCGGCCTTAAGCCAAAACGTCTTCAAGATTACTAGAGGGGGGGCGATTACGGTGATCATCGACGCCACAGGTGACGGGACAAATGCTCTTGATGTTCCCACCGCCGTCGCCGTCGATGGCGACGGCAACGTCTTTGTTGCGGGGAGAATCAGCGACAACGTCTTCAAGATCACACCCGCCGGCGTTATCACCCAGATCATCGACGCGACCGGCGACGGCACGAATGCACTGGACGAGCCGCAGGGCATTGCCTTCGATAGCGCTGGCAATGTCTACCTAGCGGGTTCAGTAAGCGATAATGCGTTCAAAATCACGCCGGCCGGGGCCAGGACGCAGATCATAGACGCGACCGGCGCGGGCGGGGCCAGCGCTCTCAATGATCCCGTCGGTATTGCAGCAGATGCCGACGGCAACGCCTTTGTGGCGGGTCTCAGCAGCAACAACGCCTTCAAGATCACTCCTGCCGGGGCCATCACGGAGATCATTGACTCGACCGGTGATGGCGCCGGTCATGTGCTGGTCTCTCCTCTGGGTGTCGCTCTGGATACCACGGGAAACGTGTACGTCACGGGGAGTGATAGCAACAACGCGTTTAAGATCACGCCTGCCGGGGTCATCACCCAGATCATCGACGCGACCGGCGACGGCGCGGGCCAGCCGCTGCTTGATCCCGCCGGCATTGGCGCGGATGCCGCGGGCAACATCTTTCTGGCGGCAGAGAACAGTGACGGCGTCTTCAAGATCACTCCCGCAGGCGTGATCACCAAGATCATCGGGCCGGACGGCGACGGGGCGGGCAATACGCTCAACGATCCGTACGGTCTCGCCGTGGATCCCGGGGGCAACGCCTACGTGGCAGGCGTGCTCAGCGACAACGCGTTTCGGGTTTCGCCGGACGACGACGGCGACGGCAAAGCGAACGATGCCGACAACTGTCCAAACGCATTCAACGCCGACCAGGCCGATGGCGATGGCGACGGTAAAGGCGACGCGTGCGACAACTGCCCGGCAGTCTTCAATGCGGATCAGGCGGACGCAAACGCCGACGGCGTCGGCGACGCCTGCGCGCCGCCCCCGCCGCCCGACGCCGCCTGCGGAACCTGCGCGCCGGGGGCGTTCCCCGTCGCCGGATTGCTCGTACCGGCCGGCCTGATCGGTTGGCGACATCGCCGACGACGCATTCACGCCCGGACAGGCAATTCCCCAATTTGATACCAAAAGTGATTCAGGAGACACAACTATGAAGTATTTCAGAACACCGAGCCGGTGGAGACACTCCCTGGTCACATGGTTGGCCTGTGCGCAAATCCTGCCTTGCGGCTGCGTGCAGTTTCCAATGGGACTCACGCAGCAGACAGACAATTTCGAGGGGACGATCGATTTCTCGACCGAGCGGGTGACGCCCTTCACGCTCCATGGCACTGAGCCCGACATCGGAGAGTACACCGCGCGGGGCGAGGTTCTGTTTCGTCCTGGCGACCAGCCAGACTCGCTGATCGGCGAAGGCGTGGCGGTTTTCACGACTACCGATGGCAGCAGGCTGGCCGGCGTGGTGACGTGGCAGGCCGGTCCCGAGATCAATGGAGAGCGAGACAGCAGTATTGAGTTTTCCTGGCGCGATTCGGTTCAGTTCAGTGACGGAACAACCGTCTCGAGCGACGGGCAATTTGCGCAAGCGGAAAACCGGCCGCGCGGGCTCGTGGTCATTGCCATCATCGCGATCCTCATCGCCATGCTGCTGCCTGCGGTTCAAAAAGTGCGTTGAACGAAGCGCATCACCGCGCGGGGACTGGGTGTAATGATCGCCTTGCTGCCCGCGGTTTAAGAGTGATGGGGTCAAAAGATGGGCATTTTCCTGACAACCACTCGCCGCCCACCCTCGCGCCGGCGGAATTCAAAAGGGAGACGATCATGATCCGATCCAACGGTGCCGTCATCGCACTTCTCGTTTCCAGTCTCCAGTTTCTGGTTTCCAGCAGGCCCGCTACCGGGTTCCCCATCGATCAGCAAGCCTACGTCAAGGCCTCGAACACCGGCGCAGGTGACGTCTTTGGCCTCTCGGTGGCCGTGTCGGGCGACACGGTCGTGGTCGGCGCCGCTGGCGAGTCCAGCATGGCCACGGGCGTGGACGGCGAACAGGACGACGACAATGCTGCGAACTCCGGCACTGTCTATGTCTTTGTCCGCACCGGCGAGGTCTGGAGCCAGCAGGCCTACCTCAAGGCCTCGAACACGGACCCGAACGACTTTTTCGGCACCTCGGTGGCCATATCAGGCGACACGGTGGTGGTAGGGGCTCCGAACGAGGCGAGCATCGCCACGGGAGTGAATGGCGACGACACCGACAACACCCTGTCCAACTCCGGCGCTGCTTATGTCTTTACGCGCAGCGGGACGACCTGGACTCAGCAGGCCTACCTCAAGGCTTCCAGCGTCGGGCCGAACGCCCTCTTTGGCACGGCGGTGACGATGTCGGGCGACACGGTGGTGGTCGGCGCCCCCGGCGAAGACAGCAACGCGACGGGCGTGAACGGCAATGAGGGCGACAATAGCGCTGTGAACTCCGGCGCGGCGTACGTCTTTACGCGCAGCGGGACCACCTGGAGCCAGCAGGCCTACGTCAAGGCTTCCAACACCGGGGCCGAAGACCAATTCGGCTTGTCGGTGGCCATTACAGGCGACACGCTGGTGGTTGGCGCCCCAAGCGAGGACAGCAGCGCCATGGGTGTGGACGGCGACGGGGGCGACGACAACACTTCCGCCTCCGGCGCTGCCTATATCTTTACGCGCAGCGGAACGTCCTGGAGCCAACAAGCCTTTGTCAAGGCCTCCAACACCGGGGCCAATGACCAATTCGGCATCGCGGTGGCGGTGTCGGGCGACACGGTCGTGGTCGGGGCGGACGGCGAGGCCAGCAACGCAACGGGCGTCAACGGCAATCAGGCCAACAACAGCGTTTCAAGCTCCGGCGCTGTCTATGTCTTCGTACGTGACACCGGTGGCGCATGGAGTCAGCAGGCTTACGTGAAGGCGTCGAACACCGGAGGCAGTGACTTTTTTGGCCGCGCGGTGGCGGTGTCGGCCGACACGTTGGCGGTCGGCGCTCAATTCGAGGACAGCAATGCCACAGGCATCGACGGCAACGGGTCCAACAACAGCGCTTCGAGCTCCGGCGCCGCCTATTTTTTCGTGCGGTCCGGCGGTGTCTGGAGCCAGCAGGCGTACACGAAGGCCTCGAACACAGGGGCCGGTGACCGGTTCGGCCTCTCGTTGGCCATGTCGGGCGACACGTTGGCGGTCGGCGCCCCAAACGAGGCCAGTAGCGCCATGGGAGTCAATGGCAACGAGGCCGACGACACCGCCTCCAACTCCGGCGCGGCGTACTTCTTCACGATCGACATCGACGGCGACGGCATCCGTGACTCGCAAGACAACTGTCCGACTGTTTCCAATCCTGATCAGGCCGATTGCGACCAGGACGGTGTCGGCGATGCGTGCTCGGCCGATCCGGACAACGACGGCGTTCCGAACGCATGCGACAACTGTCCTTCCATAGCCAATCCGGATCAAACGGATTCTGACGGAGATGGTATCGGCGATGCCTGCGATACCTGCCAGACCGTCGCCAACCCGGGACAGGAAGATGCGGACGGCGACGCGATCGGCGACGCCTGCGATAACTGTATCTCCGTCGCCAATCCGGATCAGGCCGACGCCGACGGGGATGGCAAAGGAGACGTCTGTGACAATTGTCCGGCGGCGTTCAATGCCGACCAGGCCGATGGTGACGGCGACGGCACAGGCGACGCCTGCGACAACTGCCCAGCTGTCTTCAATGCGGATCAAACCGATTCGGACGGGGACGGCATCGGCGACGCCTGCGCGCCACCGCCTCCTCCCGACGCCGCCTGCGGTACTTGCGCGCCGGGAGCGTTCCCCGTCGCCGGACTGGTCGTTCCTGCCAGCCTGATCGGCCGTCGGTTGCGACAACGGCGTGTTCGCACCGGTGTCGGCAAACTACATTAAGGAGATTCACTTGAACAGGTTTCAGCGCTCAGACAGTCTTTTCCTTCACTGCGCGCTCGTTGCCTCACTGGCTATCACGGCCGTGGGGGCAAAACGAGCAGGTGCCCAGCTCATCATCACGGAGATCATCGACGCCACCGGCGGCGCGGGGCATGGCCTTCTTCGTCCTTTCGGCATCGCCGTGGACGCCGCCGGCAACGTCTACGTGATCGGAGTGGGCAGTAACAACGCCTTCAAGATCACGCCCGCCGGGGGCATTACGCAGATCATCGACGCGAGCGGCGACGGCAACAATGTCCTTGCTGGTGCCGCCGGCATCGCCGTGGACTCCGCGGGAAACGCGTATGTGACAGGACAGAACAGCGAAAACGTCTTCAAGATTACGCCCGCCGGCGCCATTGTCCAGATCATCGACGCAACCGGCGACGGTACGCATGTGCTTGATGAGCCAACCGGCGTCGCCGTGGATGGTGCGGGTAACATTTACGTGGCGGGAACCGTCAGCGACAACGCCTTTAGGATCACGCCCGCCGGGGTCAAGACCCAAATCATCGACGCGGCGGGCAGTGGGCCGGGCAAAGCCCTAGATTCTCCTCGCGGCGTCGCCGTGGACGGCGATGGCAATGCTTACGTAACGTGTATCAGCTCAGGCAACGCCTTCAAGATCACTCCCGCCGGAGTCATCACCCAAATCATCGACGCCGCCGGCGACGGTGCCGGCCATGTCCTCGCCTATCCTGAATTCGTTGCCGTAGACGCAACAGGCAACGTGTACGTGACGGGCGCTGATAGTGACAACGCCTTCAAGATCACGCCTGCCGGGGTCATCACCCAGATCATCGACGCGACCGGCGACGGCGCGGGCCAGCCACTGCCTGATCCCGCCGGCATTGGCGCGGATGCCGCGGGCAACATCTTTCTGGCGGCAGAGAACAGTGACGGCGTCTTCAAGATCACTCCCGCAGGCATGATCACCAAGATCATCGGGCCGGACGGCGACGGGGCGGGCAATACGCTCAACGATCCGTACGGTCTCGCCGTGGACGCCGCGGGCAACGCCTACGTGGCAGGAATTCTCAGCGACAACGCGTTTCGGGTTTCGCCGGACGACGACGGCGACGGCAAGGCGAACGACGCCGACAACTGTCCGACTGCATTTAATGCGGATCAGGCCGATGGGGACGGAGACGGCAAGGGCGACGCCTGCGACAACTGTCCGGCGGACTTCAATGCGGATCAACTTGATTCTGATTCCGACGGCATCGGCGATGCTTGCGCACCTCTCCCTCCTCCCGACGCCGCCTGCGGGACCTGCGCGCCGGGCGTGTTTCCGACGGTGGGGTTGTTTACGCCGATCGTGCTCGTCGGCTGGAAGCGGCGGCAGCGGCCGGCAAAACGAGCCGTAGGTGGGGCGAATCGCAATACGACGAAGAACCGTGTCGCTGGAATGGGTAGCAGGTATGCACTCACATGGGCGATGCTGTTCGTGTTCTGCGCGGCATCCGGCGCCTCGGCCCAGCCGGTCCGGCTGCTCGTCAGCAGTGAGAGCAGTGACCAAGTCCTTCGCTACAACGGCGCGACCGGCGCCTTCAGCGACGCCTTCATCCCGTCCGGCGTC from Phycisphaerae bacterium includes the following:
- a CDS encoding thrombospondin type 3 repeat-containing protein, which produces MIRSNGAVIALLVSSLQFLVSSRPATGFPIDQQAYVKASNTGAGDVFGLSVAVSGDTVVVGAAGESSMATGVDGEQDDDNAANSGTVYVFVRTGEVWSQQAYLKASNTDPNDFFGTSVAISGDTVVVGAPNEASIATGVNGDDTDNTLSNSGAAYVFTRSGTTWTQQAYLKASSVGPNALFGTAVTMSGDTVVVGAPGEDSNATGVNGNEGDNSAVNSGAAYVFTRSGTTWSQQAYVKASNTGAEDQFGLSVAITGDTLVVGAPSEDSSAMGVDGDGGDDNTSASGAAYIFTRSGTSWSQQAFVKASNTGANDQFGIAVAVSGDTVVVGADGEASNATGVNGNQANNSVSSSGAVYVFVRDTGGAWSQQAYVKASNTGGSDFFGRAVAVSADTLAVGAQFEDSNATGIDGNGSNNSASSSGAAYFFVRSGGVWSQQAYTKASNTGAGDRFGLSLAMSGDTLAVGAPNEASSAMGVNGNEADDTASNSGAAYFFTIDIDGDGIRDSQDNCPTVSNPDQADCDQDGVGDACSADPDNDGVPNACDNCPSIANPDQTDSDGDGIGDACDTCQTVANPGQEDADGDAIGDACDNCISVANPDQADADGDGKGDVCDNCPAAFNADQADGDGDGTGDACDNCPAVFNADQTDSDGDGIGDACAPPPPPDAACGTCAPGAFPVAGLVVPASLIGRRLRQRRVRTGVGKLH
- a CDS encoding NHL repeat-containing protein — encoded protein: MSQRKQLRKHGLLFSLLAALIVTAHGPGRASGEVITEIIDATGGAGEPLNEPQAIAVDGAGNVYVAALSQNVFKITRGGAITVIIDATGDGTNALDVPTAVAVDGDGNVFVAGRISDNVFKITPAGVITQIIDATGDGTNALDEPQGIAFDSAGNVYLAGSVSDNAFKITPAGARTQIIDATGAGGASALNDPVGIAADADGNAFVAGLSSNNAFKITPAGAITEIIDSTGDGAGHVLVSPLGVALDTTGNVYVTGSDSNNAFKITPAGVITQIIDATGDGAGQPLLDPAGIGADAAGNIFLAAENSDGVFKITPAGVITKIIGPDGDGAGNTLNDPYGLAVDPGGNAYVAGVLSDNAFRVSPDDDGDGKANDADNCPNAFNADQADGDGDGKGDACDNCPAVFNADQADANADGVGDACAPPPPPDAACGTCAPGAFPVAGLLVPAGLIGWRHRRRRIHARTGNSPI
- a CDS encoding NHL repeat-containing protein → MNRFQRSDSLFLHCALVASLAITAVGAKRAGAQLIITEIIDATGGAGHGLLRPFGIAVDAAGNVYVIGVGSNNAFKITPAGGITQIIDASGDGNNVLAGAAGIAVDSAGNAYVTGQNSENVFKITPAGAIVQIIDATGDGTHVLDEPTGVAVDGAGNIYVAGTVSDNAFRITPAGVKTQIIDAAGSGPGKALDSPRGVAVDGDGNAYVTCISSGNAFKITPAGVITQIIDAAGDGAGHVLAYPEFVAVDATGNVYVTGADSDNAFKITPAGVITQIIDATGDGAGQPLPDPAGIGADAAGNIFLAAENSDGVFKITPAGMITKIIGPDGDGAGNTLNDPYGLAVDAAGNAYVAGILSDNAFRVSPDDDGDGKANDADNCPTAFNADQADGDGDGKGDACDNCPADFNADQLDSDSDGIGDACAPLPPPDAACGTCAPGVFPTVGLFTPIVLVGWKRRQRPAKRAVGGANRNTTKNRVAGMGSRYALTWAMLFVFCAASGASAQPVRLLVSSESSDQVLRYNGATGAFSDAFIPSGVGGLDGPQGLVFGPDGNLYVGSFFSDTVLRYNGATGAFINAFVPAGSGGLNGPKGLIFGPDGNLYVSSTVTDSILRYNGATGAFIGAFVPTASGGLNGPSDLVFGPDGNLHVSSESSDSVLRYNGATGAFIDAFVPAGSGGLDGPFGLVFGPDGNLYVSSGGTDSVLRYNGATGAFIDAFVPAAGGGLNLPRGLAFGPDGNLYVPGLLPSTILRYNGGTGAFIDAFVPTGSGGLDGPRFLIFYYDDGDGVSGAADNCPIVSNSDQADADGDGKGDACDNCPTDFNADQADANADGVGDACEPPPPPPDAACGACAPGAFPFAGLVVPACLIGQRFRRNHSRLGKKF